DNA sequence from the Myxococcales bacterium genome:
GTATCGGTCCAGCCGCGATCGAGTTGCCCCAGGCAAAGGCGGTTGTGCTTTGTATCCGAGAGACTCACGGTGCCCTTGAAGCGATGGTTGTTGTCTACGAGCTCGGAATTTGCCAACAGCATTGCGACGGCGCCGGAGCCGGTGGTGAGACAGGCAAATTCTTCGTGGAAGGTCTTCATGTCCGTTGACGATCGCTGCAGCCGCCCAATGGTCTGTTCGGTCAGGAAGCGTGCCGACTCCCCGTCAACGATCAGCCCGTAGTCGATCTGGCCGCGCTCGATCATGTTGCCGATGATCTCCATGCCGTTGAAGAAGGCGAGACAGGCGTTGCCGATGTCCATGCTCGTGCAGGTGTCGGGAAGCGCGAGATTGCCGTGCACCAGGCAGGCCGTCGATGGCTCGATGTAGTCTCGACATACCGAGGTGTTGAGGAGCGTGCCGAGCTTGGCGGGATCGAGGCCGAAATCGTCGAGGACGGCTCGCGCAGCGAGGGTCGCGGCATCGCTCGGCTCGAAGCCTTCGTCCCAAAAACGCCGTTCGTTAATCCCGACCACCGATTCGAGCAGGTCGGACTTCACCCCCAGCCGCTTCATGGTGTCCGCGAGTTGCTCCTGGATCTCGGCAGAGGTCACGACGTGCGGCGCGTCTACGTGTCGTACGCTCACGATGCTGACTTTTTCGAAGTGCACATCCCCCCCCAAAAAAATCCCGTGCCTTGGCCACGACAGAAGGGCTGCGCCAGCGATTGGTATGTGCGCCTTGCCGGCGACCCGACATCTACCCTGCCACGGAATGTGCTCCCTAGGCAGCGCATTCTACCGGAGATTGAGCCGTCCAAAAGATGTTCGGGTTCAAAATTCCCGCGATGTGTCCGTGGCTCGCCAGGGATGGATACAGCGTAGTTTTTCGTTCGATCGCGTACAGGGTGCGGCCCACCAGCCTAATTCTGGCCCCCACTGGCTCTCTCCAGCGAGGATTGGGCGAGAGAGGCGAGTCTTCGCTCGGGCTTCCGGCGGAACTGGATCATGCTTCGTTTTGCGGTTCGCCTCGCGAGAGGTTTCGGATGGCGTTGCCCCATATCTTGGCGTTCGGAATCGTCACGTGGTGCTGCTCCTCGGTGATGACGAGACAGCTGGAGAGAGTCACCTCCTCGACCTGCCCCTTGACCCCCGCCACGGCGATGATCTCTCCAACGTTGAAGGGTCGCTTCATCAGGAGG
Encoded proteins:
- a CDS encoding 3-oxoacyl-ACP synthase III, translated to MSVRHVDAPHVVTSAEIQEQLADTMKRLGVKSDLLESVVGINERRFWDEGFEPSDAATLAARAVLDDFGLDPAKLGTLLNTSVCRDYIEPSTACLVHGNLALPDTCTSMDIGNACLAFFNGMEIIGNMIERGQIDYGLIVDGESARFLTEQTIGRLQRSSTDMKTFHEEFACLTTGSGAVAMLLANSELVDNNHRFKGTVSLSDTKHNRLCLGQLDRGWTDT